From Oncorhynchus tshawytscha isolate Ot180627B linkage group LG11, Otsh_v2.0, whole genome shotgun sequence, the proteins below share one genomic window:
- the LOC121847740 gene encoding zinc finger protein 513-like isoform X5: protein MGLDRDTGMTVFSLSDDGTSLPASGDSAFPAFLSCKGCRQLMGTDLDLGAGLDLGAGLYCLSCEEGLQSESHTAMEDTSQGEESTPAVQSSGGKNRKRKRSKAGDEEVCMKLYTCSLCSFSSRYSNHLKRHMRTHDGEKPYRCPHCPYASTQRVNLQRHTRTHTGEKPYLCNTCSYACSSLGNLRRHQRSHSQEPQPRQQRTHTLKRRSRRKHTHRENGEDAVLSDLTVCVREDSDFLQSLGGVASPSLPPSAPLPDLLFPLCCRSCGLTPEGEGEAEGRGKMCSQCSEFVLCKDIGSSSPTDTDSHTVLPGASKLYRCPLCPFLSLYPNHLARHAHTHSGEKPHRCPQCPYASAHLDNLKRHLRVHTGEKPYRCPQCSYACGNLANLRRHERIHSGAKPFHCSVCGYSCNQRMNLKRHMLRHTGEKPYGCAECDYTTGHWDNYKRHQRKHGHNTHSWDKHTHQGTTADSNTQH from the exons gtaTGACAGTGTTCTCTCTAAGTGATGATGGCACCAGCCTTCCAGCTTCGGGTGACTCAGCCTTCCCAGCATTCCTCTCCTGTAAGGGGTGCCGCCAATTGATGGGGACCGACCTTGACCTGGGAGCAGGACTTGACTTGGGGGCGGGACTCTACTGCCTGAGCTGCGAAGAGGGCCTCCAATCAGAATCACACACAGCCATGGAGGATACCTCACAGGGGGAGGAGTCAACCCCGGCTGTCCAATCCAGTGGGGGGaagaacaggaagaggaagaggagtaaGGCGGGTGATGAAGAAGTCTGTATGAAGCTGTACACGTGCTCTCTGTGTAGTTTCTCCTCTCGCTACTCCAACCATCTAAAACGGCACATGAGAACCCATGATGGAGAGAAGCCCTACCGCTGTCCCCACTGCCCCTACGCCTCTACACAGAGGGTCAACCTGCagagacacacgcgcacacacaccggGGAGAAGCCCTACCTCTGCAACACCTGCAGCTATGCCTGTAGTTCCCTGGGGAACCTGCGGAGGCACCAGCGCTCGCACAGCCAGGAGCCTCAGCCCCGGcagcaacgcacacacacactgaagagaCGCAGCAgacgaaaacacacacacagagaaaacggTGAAG ATGCCGTTTTATCAgacctgacagtgtgtgtgagggaggacTCTGATTTCCTCCAGTCCCTAGGGGGGgtagcctctccctccctccccccctccgcccctctccctgacctcctcttccccctctgttgTCGCTCCTGTGGCCTCACCccggaaggagagggagaggcggagggCAGAGGAAAGATGTGTAGTCAATGTTCTGAGTTTGTCCTCTGTAAGGATATAGGCTCCTCCAGCCCCActgacacagactcacacacagtcCTGCCGGGGGCCAGTAAGCTGTACCGTTGCCCTCTctgccccttcctctccctctaccccaacCACCTGGCCCGACACGCCCACACCCACAGCGGGGAGAAGCCCCACCGCTGCCCTCAGTGCCCTTACGCCTCGGCCCACCTGGACAACCTGAAACGCCACCTccgggtccacacaggggagaagccctaCCGCTGTCCCCAGTGCTCGTACGCCTGCGGGAACCTGGCCAACCTGAGGCGCCATGAGAGGATTCACTCTGGAGCCAAGCCGTTCCACTGCTCTGTGTGTGGCTACAGCTGTAACCAGAGGATGAACCTGAAGAGACACATGCTGAGACACACGGGGGAGAAGCCGTATGGCTGTGCTGAGTGTGACTACACTACGGGACACTGGGACAACTACAAACGGCATCAGAGGAAACacggacacaacacacacagctgggacaaacacacacaccagggcaCTACAGCAGACAGCAACACAcagcactga
- the LOC121847740 gene encoding zinc finger protein 513-like isoform X2, with translation MPRRKQSNPQPVKYGVECEPGCLVLDSDFLLSGELCEFGDTEIMGLDRDTGMTVFSLSDDGTSLPASGDSAFPAFLSCKGCRQLMGTDLDLGAGLDLGAGLYCLSCEEGLQSESHTAMEDTSQGEESTPAVQSSGGKNRKRKRSKAGDEEVCMKLYTCSLCSFSSRYSNHLKRHMRTHDGEKPYRCPHCPYASTQRVNLQRHTRTHTGEKPYLCNTCSYACSSLGNLRRHQRSHSQEPQPRQQRTHTLKRRSRRKHTHRENGEDAVLSDLTVCVREDSDFLQSLGGVASPSLPPSAPLPDLLFPLCCRSCGLTPEGEGEAEGRGKMCSQCSEFVLCKDIGSSSPTDTDSHTVLPGASKLYRCPLCPFLSLYPNHLARHAHTHSGEKPHRCPQCPYASAHLDNLKRHLRVHTGEKPYRCPQCSYACGNLANLRRHERIHSGAKPFHCSVCGYSCNQRMNLKRHMLRHTGEKPYGCAECDYTTGHWDNYKRHQRKHGHNTHSWDKHTHQGTTADSNTQH, from the exons gtaTGACAGTGTTCTCTCTAAGTGATGATGGCACCAGCCTTCCAGCTTCGGGTGACTCAGCCTTCCCAGCATTCCTCTCCTGTAAGGGGTGCCGCCAATTGATGGGGACCGACCTTGACCTGGGAGCAGGACTTGACTTGGGGGCGGGACTCTACTGCCTGAGCTGCGAAGAGGGCCTCCAATCAGAATCACACACAGCCATGGAGGATACCTCACAGGGGGAGGAGTCAACCCCGGCTGTCCAATCCAGTGGGGGGaagaacaggaagaggaagaggagtaaGGCGGGTGATGAAGAAGTCTGTATGAAGCTGTACACGTGCTCTCTGTGTAGTTTCTCCTCTCGCTACTCCAACCATCTAAAACGGCACATGAGAACCCATGATGGAGAGAAGCCCTACCGCTGTCCCCACTGCCCCTACGCCTCTACACAGAGGGTCAACCTGCagagacacacgcgcacacacaccggGGAGAAGCCCTACCTCTGCAACACCTGCAGCTATGCCTGTAGTTCCCTGGGGAACCTGCGGAGGCACCAGCGCTCGCACAGCCAGGAGCCTCAGCCCCGGcagcaacgcacacacacactgaagagaCGCAGCAgacgaaaacacacacacagagaaaacggTGAAG ATGCCGTTTTATCAgacctgacagtgtgtgtgagggaggacTCTGATTTCCTCCAGTCCCTAGGGGGGgtagcctctccctccctccccccctccgcccctctccctgacctcctcttccccctctgttgTCGCTCCTGTGGCCTCACCccggaaggagagggagaggcggagggCAGAGGAAAGATGTGTAGTCAATGTTCTGAGTTTGTCCTCTGTAAGGATATAGGCTCCTCCAGCCCCActgacacagactcacacacagtcCTGCCGGGGGCCAGTAAGCTGTACCGTTGCCCTCTctgccccttcctctccctctaccccaacCACCTGGCCCGACACGCCCACACCCACAGCGGGGAGAAGCCCCACCGCTGCCCTCAGTGCCCTTACGCCTCGGCCCACCTGGACAACCTGAAACGCCACCTccgggtccacacaggggagaagccctaCCGCTGTCCCCAGTGCTCGTACGCCTGCGGGAACCTGGCCAACCTGAGGCGCCATGAGAGGATTCACTCTGGAGCCAAGCCGTTCCACTGCTCTGTGTGTGGCTACAGCTGTAACCAGAGGATGAACCTGAAGAGACACATGCTGAGACACACGGGGGAGAAGCCGTATGGCTGTGCTGAGTGTGACTACACTACGGGACACTGGGACAACTACAAACGGCATCAGAGGAAACacggacacaacacacacagctgggacaaacacacacaccagggcaCTACAGCAGACAGCAACACAcagcactga
- the LOC121847740 gene encoding zinc finger protein 513-like isoform X4, whose product MPRRKQSNPQPVKCMTVFSLSDDGTSLPASGDSAFPAFLSCKGCRQLMGTDLDLGAGLDLGAGLYCLSCEEGLQSESHTAMEDTSQGEESTPAVQSSGGKNRKRKRSKAGDEEVCMKLYTCSLCSFSSRYSNHLKRHMRTHDGEKPYRCPHCPYASTQRVNLQRHTRTHTGEKPYLCNTCSYACSSLGNLRRHQRSHSQEPQPRQQRTHTLKRRSRRKHTHRENGEDAVLSDLTVCVREDSDFLQSLGGVASPSLPPSAPLPDLLFPLCCRSCGLTPEGEGEAEGRGKMCSQCSEFVLCKDIGSSSPTDTDSHTVLPGASKLYRCPLCPFLSLYPNHLARHAHTHSGEKPHRCPQCPYASAHLDNLKRHLRVHTGEKPYRCPQCSYACGNLANLRRHERIHSGAKPFHCSVCGYSCNQRMNLKRHMLRHTGEKPYGCAECDYTTGHWDNYKRHQRKHGHNTHSWDKHTHQGTTADSNTQH is encoded by the exons gtaTGACAGTGTTCTCTCTAAGTGATGATGGCACCAGCCTTCCAGCTTCGGGTGACTCAGCCTTCCCAGCATTCCTCTCCTGTAAGGGGTGCCGCCAATTGATGGGGACCGACCTTGACCTGGGAGCAGGACTTGACTTGGGGGCGGGACTCTACTGCCTGAGCTGCGAAGAGGGCCTCCAATCAGAATCACACACAGCCATGGAGGATACCTCACAGGGGGAGGAGTCAACCCCGGCTGTCCAATCCAGTGGGGGGaagaacaggaagaggaagaggagtaaGGCGGGTGATGAAGAAGTCTGTATGAAGCTGTACACGTGCTCTCTGTGTAGTTTCTCCTCTCGCTACTCCAACCATCTAAAACGGCACATGAGAACCCATGATGGAGAGAAGCCCTACCGCTGTCCCCACTGCCCCTACGCCTCTACACAGAGGGTCAACCTGCagagacacacgcgcacacacaccggGGAGAAGCCCTACCTCTGCAACACCTGCAGCTATGCCTGTAGTTCCCTGGGGAACCTGCGGAGGCACCAGCGCTCGCACAGCCAGGAGCCTCAGCCCCGGcagcaacgcacacacacactgaagagaCGCAGCAgacgaaaacacacacacagagaaaacggTGAAG ATGCCGTTTTATCAgacctgacagtgtgtgtgagggaggacTCTGATTTCCTCCAGTCCCTAGGGGGGgtagcctctccctccctccccccctccgcccctctccctgacctcctcttccccctctgttgTCGCTCCTGTGGCCTCACCccggaaggagagggagaggcggagggCAGAGGAAAGATGTGTAGTCAATGTTCTGAGTTTGTCCTCTGTAAGGATATAGGCTCCTCCAGCCCCActgacacagactcacacacagtcCTGCCGGGGGCCAGTAAGCTGTACCGTTGCCCTCTctgccccttcctctccctctaccccaacCACCTGGCCCGACACGCCCACACCCACAGCGGGGAGAAGCCCCACCGCTGCCCTCAGTGCCCTTACGCCTCGGCCCACCTGGACAACCTGAAACGCCACCTccgggtccacacaggggagaagccctaCCGCTGTCCCCAGTGCTCGTACGCCTGCGGGAACCTGGCCAACCTGAGGCGCCATGAGAGGATTCACTCTGGAGCCAAGCCGTTCCACTGCTCTGTGTGTGGCTACAGCTGTAACCAGAGGATGAACCTGAAGAGACACATGCTGAGACACACGGGGGAGAAGCCGTATGGCTGTGCTGAGTGTGACTACACTACGGGACACTGGGACAACTACAAACGGCATCAGAGGAAACacggacacaacacacacagctgggacaaacacacacaccagggcaCTACAGCAGACAGCAACACAcagcactga
- the LOC121847740 gene encoding zinc finger protein 513-like isoform X6, which yields MTVFSLSDDGTSLPASGDSAFPAFLSCKGCRQLMGTDLDLGAGLDLGAGLYCLSCEEGLQSESHTAMEDTSQGEESTPAVQSSGGKNRKRKRSKAGDEEVCMKLYTCSLCSFSSRYSNHLKRHMRTHDGEKPYRCPHCPYASTQRVNLQRHTRTHTGEKPYLCNTCSYACSSLGNLRRHQRSHSQEPQPRQQRTHTLKRRSRRKHTHRENGEDAVLSDLTVCVREDSDFLQSLGGVASPSLPPSAPLPDLLFPLCCRSCGLTPEGEGEAEGRGKMCSQCSEFVLCKDIGSSSPTDTDSHTVLPGASKLYRCPLCPFLSLYPNHLARHAHTHSGEKPHRCPQCPYASAHLDNLKRHLRVHTGEKPYRCPQCSYACGNLANLRRHERIHSGAKPFHCSVCGYSCNQRMNLKRHMLRHTGEKPYGCAECDYTTGHWDNYKRHQRKHGHNTHSWDKHTHQGTTADSNTQH from the exons aTGACAGTGTTCTCTCTAAGTGATGATGGCACCAGCCTTCCAGCTTCGGGTGACTCAGCCTTCCCAGCATTCCTCTCCTGTAAGGGGTGCCGCCAATTGATGGGGACCGACCTTGACCTGGGAGCAGGACTTGACTTGGGGGCGGGACTCTACTGCCTGAGCTGCGAAGAGGGCCTCCAATCAGAATCACACACAGCCATGGAGGATACCTCACAGGGGGAGGAGTCAACCCCGGCTGTCCAATCCAGTGGGGGGaagaacaggaagaggaagaggagtaaGGCGGGTGATGAAGAAGTCTGTATGAAGCTGTACACGTGCTCTCTGTGTAGTTTCTCCTCTCGCTACTCCAACCATCTAAAACGGCACATGAGAACCCATGATGGAGAGAAGCCCTACCGCTGTCCCCACTGCCCCTACGCCTCTACACAGAGGGTCAACCTGCagagacacacgcgcacacacaccggGGAGAAGCCCTACCTCTGCAACACCTGCAGCTATGCCTGTAGTTCCCTGGGGAACCTGCGGAGGCACCAGCGCTCGCACAGCCAGGAGCCTCAGCCCCGGcagcaacgcacacacacactgaagagaCGCAGCAgacgaaaacacacacacagagaaaacggTGAAG ATGCCGTTTTATCAgacctgacagtgtgtgtgagggaggacTCTGATTTCCTCCAGTCCCTAGGGGGGgtagcctctccctccctccccccctccgcccctctccctgacctcctcttccccctctgttgTCGCTCCTGTGGCCTCACCccggaaggagagggagaggcggagggCAGAGGAAAGATGTGTAGTCAATGTTCTGAGTTTGTCCTCTGTAAGGATATAGGCTCCTCCAGCCCCActgacacagactcacacacagtcCTGCCGGGGGCCAGTAAGCTGTACCGTTGCCCTCTctgccccttcctctccctctaccccaacCACCTGGCCCGACACGCCCACACCCACAGCGGGGAGAAGCCCCACCGCTGCCCTCAGTGCCCTTACGCCTCGGCCCACCTGGACAACCTGAAACGCCACCTccgggtccacacaggggagaagccctaCCGCTGTCCCCAGTGCTCGTACGCCTGCGGGAACCTGGCCAACCTGAGGCGCCATGAGAGGATTCACTCTGGAGCCAAGCCGTTCCACTGCTCTGTGTGTGGCTACAGCTGTAACCAGAGGATGAACCTGAAGAGACACATGCTGAGACACACGGGGGAGAAGCCGTATGGCTGTGCTGAGTGTGACTACACTACGGGACACTGGGACAACTACAAACGGCATCAGAGGAAACacggacacaacacacacagctgggacaaacacacacaccagggcaCTACAGCAGACAGCAACACAcagcactga
- the LOC121847740 gene encoding zinc finger protein 513-like isoform X1, which translates to MPRRKQSNPQPVKLDGVECEPGCLVLDSDFLLSGELCEFGDTEIMGLDRDTGMTVFSLSDDGTSLPASGDSAFPAFLSCKGCRQLMGTDLDLGAGLDLGAGLYCLSCEEGLQSESHTAMEDTSQGEESTPAVQSSGGKNRKRKRSKAGDEEVCMKLYTCSLCSFSSRYSNHLKRHMRTHDGEKPYRCPHCPYASTQRVNLQRHTRTHTGEKPYLCNTCSYACSSLGNLRRHQRSHSQEPQPRQQRTHTLKRRSRRKHTHRENGEDAVLSDLTVCVREDSDFLQSLGGVASPSLPPSAPLPDLLFPLCCRSCGLTPEGEGEAEGRGKMCSQCSEFVLCKDIGSSSPTDTDSHTVLPGASKLYRCPLCPFLSLYPNHLARHAHTHSGEKPHRCPQCPYASAHLDNLKRHLRVHTGEKPYRCPQCSYACGNLANLRRHERIHSGAKPFHCSVCGYSCNQRMNLKRHMLRHTGEKPYGCAECDYTTGHWDNYKRHQRKHGHNTHSWDKHTHQGTTADSNTQH; encoded by the exons gtaTGACAGTGTTCTCTCTAAGTGATGATGGCACCAGCCTTCCAGCTTCGGGTGACTCAGCCTTCCCAGCATTCCTCTCCTGTAAGGGGTGCCGCCAATTGATGGGGACCGACCTTGACCTGGGAGCAGGACTTGACTTGGGGGCGGGACTCTACTGCCTGAGCTGCGAAGAGGGCCTCCAATCAGAATCACACACAGCCATGGAGGATACCTCACAGGGGGAGGAGTCAACCCCGGCTGTCCAATCCAGTGGGGGGaagaacaggaagaggaagaggagtaaGGCGGGTGATGAAGAAGTCTGTATGAAGCTGTACACGTGCTCTCTGTGTAGTTTCTCCTCTCGCTACTCCAACCATCTAAAACGGCACATGAGAACCCATGATGGAGAGAAGCCCTACCGCTGTCCCCACTGCCCCTACGCCTCTACACAGAGGGTCAACCTGCagagacacacgcgcacacacaccggGGAGAAGCCCTACCTCTGCAACACCTGCAGCTATGCCTGTAGTTCCCTGGGGAACCTGCGGAGGCACCAGCGCTCGCACAGCCAGGAGCCTCAGCCCCGGcagcaacgcacacacacactgaagagaCGCAGCAgacgaaaacacacacacagagaaaacggTGAAG ATGCCGTTTTATCAgacctgacagtgtgtgtgagggaggacTCTGATTTCCTCCAGTCCCTAGGGGGGgtagcctctccctccctccccccctccgcccctctccctgacctcctcttccccctctgttgTCGCTCCTGTGGCCTCACCccggaaggagagggagaggcggagggCAGAGGAAAGATGTGTAGTCAATGTTCTGAGTTTGTCCTCTGTAAGGATATAGGCTCCTCCAGCCCCActgacacagactcacacacagtcCTGCCGGGGGCCAGTAAGCTGTACCGTTGCCCTCTctgccccttcctctccctctaccccaacCACCTGGCCCGACACGCCCACACCCACAGCGGGGAGAAGCCCCACCGCTGCCCTCAGTGCCCTTACGCCTCGGCCCACCTGGACAACCTGAAACGCCACCTccgggtccacacaggggagaagccctaCCGCTGTCCCCAGTGCTCGTACGCCTGCGGGAACCTGGCCAACCTGAGGCGCCATGAGAGGATTCACTCTGGAGCCAAGCCGTTCCACTGCTCTGTGTGTGGCTACAGCTGTAACCAGAGGATGAACCTGAAGAGACACATGCTGAGACACACGGGGGAGAAGCCGTATGGCTGTGCTGAGTGTGACTACACTACGGGACACTGGGACAACTACAAACGGCATCAGAGGAAACacggacacaacacacacagctgggacaaacacacacaccagggcaCTACAGCAGACAGCAACACAcagcactga
- the LOC121847740 gene encoding zinc finger protein 513-like isoform X3, whose product MTVFSVFLYDPHKSLGTRVKPVPLICQPLSVANSLGYTLIWTRLWKGMTVFSLSDDGTSLPASGDSAFPAFLSCKGCRQLMGTDLDLGAGLDLGAGLYCLSCEEGLQSESHTAMEDTSQGEESTPAVQSSGGKNRKRKRSKAGDEEVCMKLYTCSLCSFSSRYSNHLKRHMRTHDGEKPYRCPHCPYASTQRVNLQRHTRTHTGEKPYLCNTCSYACSSLGNLRRHQRSHSQEPQPRQQRTHTLKRRSRRKHTHRENGEDAVLSDLTVCVREDSDFLQSLGGVASPSLPPSAPLPDLLFPLCCRSCGLTPEGEGEAEGRGKMCSQCSEFVLCKDIGSSSPTDTDSHTVLPGASKLYRCPLCPFLSLYPNHLARHAHTHSGEKPHRCPQCPYASAHLDNLKRHLRVHTGEKPYRCPQCSYACGNLANLRRHERIHSGAKPFHCSVCGYSCNQRMNLKRHMLRHTGEKPYGCAECDYTTGHWDNYKRHQRKHGHNTHSWDKHTHQGTTADSNTQH is encoded by the exons atgacggtgttctctgtttttctctacgacccccacaagagTCTTGGGACCCGTGTGAAGCCGGTACCGCTGATCTGCCAACCTCTGTCTGTGGCGAACAGTTTGGGTTACACACTAATATGGACCcgtctgtggaaag gtaTGACAGTGTTCTCTCTAAGTGATGATGGCACCAGCCTTCCAGCTTCGGGTGACTCAGCCTTCCCAGCATTCCTCTCCTGTAAGGGGTGCCGCCAATTGATGGGGACCGACCTTGACCTGGGAGCAGGACTTGACTTGGGGGCGGGACTCTACTGCCTGAGCTGCGAAGAGGGCCTCCAATCAGAATCACACACAGCCATGGAGGATACCTCACAGGGGGAGGAGTCAACCCCGGCTGTCCAATCCAGTGGGGGGaagaacaggaagaggaagaggagtaaGGCGGGTGATGAAGAAGTCTGTATGAAGCTGTACACGTGCTCTCTGTGTAGTTTCTCCTCTCGCTACTCCAACCATCTAAAACGGCACATGAGAACCCATGATGGAGAGAAGCCCTACCGCTGTCCCCACTGCCCCTACGCCTCTACACAGAGGGTCAACCTGCagagacacacgcgcacacacaccggGGAGAAGCCCTACCTCTGCAACACCTGCAGCTATGCCTGTAGTTCCCTGGGGAACCTGCGGAGGCACCAGCGCTCGCACAGCCAGGAGCCTCAGCCCCGGcagcaacgcacacacacactgaagagaCGCAGCAgacgaaaacacacacacagagaaaacggTGAAG ATGCCGTTTTATCAgacctgacagtgtgtgtgagggaggacTCTGATTTCCTCCAGTCCCTAGGGGGGgtagcctctccctccctccccccctccgcccctctccctgacctcctcttccccctctgttgTCGCTCCTGTGGCCTCACCccggaaggagagggagaggcggagggCAGAGGAAAGATGTGTAGTCAATGTTCTGAGTTTGTCCTCTGTAAGGATATAGGCTCCTCCAGCCCCActgacacagactcacacacagtcCTGCCGGGGGCCAGTAAGCTGTACCGTTGCCCTCTctgccccttcctctccctctaccccaacCACCTGGCCCGACACGCCCACACCCACAGCGGGGAGAAGCCCCACCGCTGCCCTCAGTGCCCTTACGCCTCGGCCCACCTGGACAACCTGAAACGCCACCTccgggtccacacaggggagaagccctaCCGCTGTCCCCAGTGCTCGTACGCCTGCGGGAACCTGGCCAACCTGAGGCGCCATGAGAGGATTCACTCTGGAGCCAAGCCGTTCCACTGCTCTGTGTGTGGCTACAGCTGTAACCAGAGGATGAACCTGAAGAGACACATGCTGAGACACACGGGGGAGAAGCCGTATGGCTGTGCTGAGTGTGACTACACTACGGGACACTGGGACAACTACAAACGGCATCAGAGGAAACacggacacaacacacacagctgggacaaacacacacaccagggcaCTACAGCAGACAGCAACACAcagcactga